One Clostridium estertheticum DNA segment encodes these proteins:
- the rnpM gene encoding RNase P modulator RnpM, whose product MKVKKIPQRMCTGCMEMKCKKELLRIVRSKEGEISIDLSGKKPGRGAYICKNIECFEKSFKTKRLERNLGGKISEEIYGTLKAQIDPKDEVNNEQ is encoded by the coding sequence ATGAAGGTTAAAAAAATACCTCAGCGCATGTGTACAGGTTGTATGGAAATGAAATGTAAAAAAGAATTGTTACGTATAGTTCGTAGCAAAGAAGGAGAAATTTCTATAGATTTGTCCGGGAAAAAGCCAGGTAGAGGTGCATATATTTGTAAAAATATAGAATGCTTTGAAAAATCTTTTAAGACAAAAAGATTAGAGCGAAATTTAGGTGGAAAAATAAGTGAAGAAATTTATGGAACACTGAAGGCTCAGATAGATCCTAAAGATGAGGTAAATAATGAACAATAA
- a CDS encoding ribosomal L7Ae/L30e/S12e/Gadd45 family protein, translating to MNNKFFQFLGLTKKAGKLIEGYNQCEDALSHGRGTLMILSEESSTNTKDKFKRFSIKNNIPLIEGVSNEVLGKCLGRAEINVLCVNDKRMSIKLLSLWNEENKENEENEENEENEEIKFRG from the coding sequence ATGAACAATAAATTTTTTCAATTTTTAGGTTTAACTAAGAAGGCAGGCAAACTTATTGAAGGTTACAATCAATGTGAAGATGCGTTGTCACATGGAAGAGGAACCCTTATGATACTGTCTGAGGAAAGCTCCACAAATACTAAAGATAAATTTAAAAGATTTAGTATTAAAAACAATATACCACTTATAGAAGGAGTATCCAATGAGGTTTTAGGTAAGTGTCTTGGAAGAGCAGAAATTAATGTTTTGTGTGTAAATGATAAAAGAATGAGTATTAAACTACTCAGCTTATGGAATGAAGAAAATAAAGAAAATGAAGAAAATGAAGAAAATGAAGAAAATGAAGAAATTAAATTTCGGGGGTGA
- the rimP gene encoding ribosome maturation factor RimP, with the protein MKNDTLIQKLRKITEPIVEKNNVELYHIEYVKEAGENFLRIYIDSANGISLEDCEKVSRATSEILDVEDPITDSYCLEVSSPGIERTLYNDNHLEKYIGQNVLVNLNSLYEGKKKFEGNLLGFSDMQIEIQYEGNNISIPKEKISIVNLKPVL; encoded by the coding sequence ATGAAAAATGATACCTTGATACAGAAACTTAGAAAAATAACTGAGCCAATAGTAGAAAAAAATAATGTTGAATTATATCATATAGAGTATGTAAAAGAGGCAGGAGAAAATTTTCTGAGAATTTATATAGATAGTGCTAATGGAATATCTTTAGAAGATTGTGAAAAAGTCAGCAGAGCCACGAGTGAAATATTAGATGTAGAAGACCCAATAACTGATAGTTACTGTTTAGAAGTCTCCTCTCCAGGAATCGAGAGAACTTTATATAACGATAATCATCTTGAAAAATACATTGGCCAGAATGTATTAGTTAATTTAAATAGTCTATATGAGGGCAAGAAAAAATTTGAGGGTAATTTATTAGGATTTTCTGATATGCAAATAGAAATTCAATATGAGGGGAATAATATATCTATTCCTAAAGAAAAGATTTCCATTGTGAATTTGAAGCCAGTGCTGTAA
- the nusA gene encoding transcription termination factor NusA produces MNQEFIEALREIVDQKGISEDLLFQTIEDALVAAYKKNYATLSSNSQNVKVSMNRETGEIHVYGQKVVVEEVVEEVNEISLEEAKEYSPRYQIDDIVDIEVTPRKFGRIAAQSAKQVVIQRIKEAERNIIYNEFITKEFDIITGSVIRKDRGNVFIDLGKIEAVLGANEQMPGEEYNFNEKLKLYIVEVKNTTKGAQIGVSRTHPGLVKRLFELEVPEVFGGVVEIKSISREAGSRTKIAVYSNDENVDAMGACVGPKGIRVQNIVNELRNEKIDIIKWSKKSEEYISNALSPAKVLNVVVEEASKSAKVIVEDNQLSLAIGKEGQNVRLAARLTGWKIDIKSRTQAQYKMEAMETIENKVIQTITQE; encoded by the coding sequence ATGAATCAGGAATTTATTGAAGCATTGAGAGAAATTGTAGATCAAAAGGGAATCAGTGAAGATTTACTTTTTCAAACTATTGAAGATGCATTAGTTGCAGCATATAAGAAAAATTATGCTACGTTATCCAGCAATAGCCAAAATGTAAAAGTATCAATGAATAGAGAAACAGGTGAAATACATGTTTATGGTCAAAAAGTAGTTGTAGAAGAAGTGGTTGAAGAAGTTAATGAAATATCACTGGAAGAAGCTAAAGAATATAGTCCTAGATATCAAATTGATGATATTGTTGATATTGAGGTTACTCCAAGAAAATTCGGAAGAATAGCTGCACAATCTGCAAAACAAGTAGTTATTCAGAGAATTAAAGAAGCAGAAAGAAATATCATCTACAATGAATTTATTACCAAAGAATTTGATATTATTACAGGAAGCGTTATTAGAAAAGATAGAGGCAATGTATTTATAGACTTAGGCAAGATTGAAGCTGTGCTTGGAGCTAATGAGCAAATGCCCGGCGAGGAATATAATTTTAACGAAAAACTAAAACTATATATTGTTGAGGTTAAAAATACTACTAAAGGTGCTCAAATAGGAGTATCAAGAACTCATCCAGGTCTTGTAAAACGATTATTTGAACTGGAGGTGCCAGAGGTTTTTGGTGGAGTTGTTGAAATTAAAAGTATTTCAAGAGAAGCAGGTTCAAGGACTAAAATTGCAGTATATTCAAATGATGAAAATGTTGATGCTATGGGAGCTTGTGTTGGACCAAAGGGCATTAGAGTTCAAAATATAGTTAATGAGTTAAGAAACGAAAAAATTGATATTATTAAGTGGAGCAAAAAATCTGAAGAGTATATTTCAAATGCTTTAAGTCCAGCAAAAGTGTTGAATGTAGTAGTTGAAGAAGCTTCTAAATCAGCAAAGGTTATAGTTGAAGATAATCAATTATCTCTAGCTATAGGAAAAGAAGGTCAAAATGTTAGGCTTGCTGCAAGACTCACAGGTTGGAAAATTGATATTAAAAGTAGAACTCAAGCTCAATATAAGATGGAAGCAATGGAAACTATTGAAAATAAAGTAATTCAAACCATTACGCAGGAGTAG